A genomic stretch from Sulfurimonas sediminis includes:
- a CDS encoding replication protein, translating into MSEPQQIVFDHNGKKYKIDEFYKSLLFQFIMDSNFLRNERDLLLVIKRKTLHFGKVSDHLSFSWLMKATGLKRVTLRNTINTAEQKGLITIKKSKGGRIDSATKYSEYRISSTMLQYVGKEWLKIKDGEGFAESYIYE; encoded by the coding sequence ATGAGTGAACCACAGCAGATAGTATTTGACCATAACGGAAAAAAGTACAAGATTGATGAGTTTTACAAAAGCCTATTATTTCAATTCATAATGGACTCTAATTTTTTAAGAAATGAAAGAGATTTGCTACTTGTAATAAAAAGAAAAACTTTACACTTTGGGAAAGTTAGCGACCATTTGTCCTTTAGTTGGTTAATGAAAGCAACAGGGTTAAAAAGAGTCACTTTGCGGAATACCATTAACACGGCAGAACAGAAAGGACTTATTACTATAAAAAAGTCAAAAGGTGGCAGAATAGACAGTGCTACAAAATATTCAGAGTATAGAATTAGTAGCACAATGTTGCAGTATGTAGGCAAAGAATGGCTAAAAATAAAAGATGGCGAGGGGTTCGCAGAAAGTTACATTTATGAATAG
- a CDS encoding XRE family transcriptional regulator — MNNEEFKSLLKKASLTKKSFSELVGTSTQGINNWSNKDRGIPYWVKSWLTLYIENKECKELKEIIKANVCNG; from the coding sequence ATGAATAATGAAGAGTTTAAATCGTTACTAAAAAAAGCTTCACTTACTAAAAAATCGTTTAGTGAGCTTGTAGGTACATCAACGCAAGGCATTAATAATTGGAGCAATAAAGATAGAGGTATTCCCTATTGGGTCAAATCTTGGCTAACCCTCTACATAGAAAACAAAGAGTGCAAAGAGTTAAAAGAGATTATAAAAGCTAATGTTTGCAATGGGTAG
- a CDS encoding helix-turn-helix domain-containing protein, which translates to MKKAKSMFLLDRSSWKTKLTCKELKEAHAKGGHIAVEKKREKFKVKKDEGIELRKRGLTLQQIADDLHVSLRTVKSWKLAKVQK; encoded by the coding sequence ATGAAAAAAGCCAAGAGTATGTTTTTGCTTGATAGGAGTAGCTGGAAAACAAAACTTACATGTAAAGAACTAAAAGAGGCTCACGCAAAAGGTGGACATATTGCAGTAGAGAAAAAAAGAGAGAAGTTTAAAGTTAAAAAAGATGAGGGCATAGAGTTACGAAAGAGAGGCTTAACACTGCAACAGATAGCTGATGATTTACATGTATCACTAAGAACAGTTAAAAGCTGGAAATTAGCAAAAGTGCAAAAATAA
- a CDS encoding IS4 family transposase encodes MLKKTIEISGVFKDKKREESFQMKHKIGINSFTRDRKLGFAKIMTMMIKKSNKSLQNSINDTQLALGEDVTISNSAYTQARAKLNYTAFEEFAQMAAEIFYKDGDYETYKGYRILAVDGSIVTLPNTEDVKKEFNPMKVKCQIKDYAKDVSQARVSCLFDVLNNIALDSCIENKNSSQINELIAYDERTLAMNHFEYCKEDDLVLMDRGYPSFELFAVAYNKTKIVCRIRTNSFSKAKFLFAPHSEKKDVILEINAPKIIRDDLKSLNLPTKLKIRFVQVILDNGTVEVLATNVLDREVLKTSEFKELYSLRWGIETYFDLIKNRLSLENFTGQSALSVKQDFFATIFLTNYESAMTYDINQDLKEKTKENKYIQKVNKAVSFNIIKHKVFDLFYLDEPIEDMLEQMEKLFLTNTIVIRPNRKSKPRLDKDIQKSTIATNSINYLKMKKKNVGN; translated from the coding sequence ATGTTAAAAAAAACTATCGAAATTTCGGGAGTTTTTAAAGACAAAAAAAGAGAAGAATCTTTCCAGATGAAACATAAAATTGGAATAAATTCTTTTACAAGGGATAGAAAGCTAGGGTTTGCTAAAATTATGACTATGATGATTAAAAAGAGTAATAAATCTTTACAAAACAGCATTAATGATACACAACTTGCTTTAGGTGAAGATGTCACTATCTCTAATAGTGCATATACGCAAGCACGAGCGAAACTTAACTATACAGCATTTGAAGAGTTTGCACAGATGGCAGCTGAAATCTTTTACAAAGATGGAGATTATGAAACCTATAAAGGATATAGAATCTTAGCTGTAGATGGTTCTATTGTAACACTTCCAAATACAGAGGATGTAAAAAAAGAGTTTAATCCTATGAAGGTTAAATGTCAGATAAAAGATTATGCTAAAGATGTCTCTCAAGCACGAGTATCTTGCCTCTTTGATGTGCTTAATAATATTGCACTTGATTCTTGTATTGAGAATAAAAATAGTAGTCAAATAAATGAGCTTATAGCTTATGATGAGCGAACTCTAGCGATGAATCACTTTGAGTATTGTAAAGAGGATGATTTAGTGCTTATGGATAGAGGTTATCCATCATTTGAACTCTTTGCAGTTGCTTATAATAAAACAAAAATAGTTTGTCGTATTAGAACAAATAGCTTCTCAAAAGCTAAGTTTCTTTTTGCTCCACATAGTGAAAAAAAAGATGTGATACTTGAGATAAATGCTCCTAAAATCATAAGAGATGATCTAAAAAGTCTGAATTTACCTACAAAGTTAAAAATACGATTTGTACAGGTAATTTTAGATAACGGTACTGTAGAAGTGTTGGCAACAAATGTACTTGATAGAGAAGTACTTAAAACATCAGAGTTTAAAGAGTTATACTCTCTTAGATGGGGAATTGAGACATACTTTGATTTGATAAAAAATAGACTCTCTTTAGAAAACTTTACAGGTCAAAGTGCATTATCAGTAAAACAAGATTTCTTTGCAACTATCTTTTTGACAAACTATGAATCTGCCATGACATACGACATAAACCAAGACCTAAAAGAGAAAACCAAAGAGAATAAATATATCCAAAAAGTAAATAAAGCAGTCTCTTTTAATATCATCAAACATAAGGTATTTGACCTTTTTTATTTGGATGAACCAATAGAAGATATGCTTGAGCAGATGGAGAAACTTTTTCTGACAAATACAATAGTAATTCGACCAAATAGGAAATCAAAACCACGGCTGGATAAAGATATACAAAAGTCCACCATAGCCACCAATTCGATAAATTATCTTAAAATGAAGAAGAAAAATGTTGGAAACTAA
- a CDS encoding KilA-N domain-containing protein has product MKKYDLLTIQGKDLVIDISQLLSDEVLYINATHLAKQFGKDKYQLRDFLNSKSFLEYKEAVFKVRKNHHFKTDDKGLKYSIKGKYGGTYIHSDLAIVFMRWLSPEFAVKCDMYIKEKIQTIHNEKLIIEATAKANRLNSEWIQTRAEAKATRKELSEAIKAFCEYAQTQRATPYKKGKCPYYIKLTQLVYKSLGIIKPKGTQSPRDVFNGAMMESIETLEDFLIKLLYDFIKREVEYHEAFKLTKEMIQHEAMLLTDEVA; this is encoded by the coding sequence ATGAAAAAGTATGACCTCTTAACAATACAAGGCAAAGATTTAGTTATTGACATTTCACAGTTACTTAGCGATGAGGTGCTTTATATAAACGCTACACATTTAGCCAAGCAGTTTGGAAAGGATAAGTACCAGTTACGAGATTTTTTAAACTCAAAGAGCTTTTTAGAATACAAAGAAGCAGTTTTTAAAGTGAGAAAAAACCACCACTTTAAAACTGATGATAAAGGCTTAAAATATTCCATAAAAGGAAAATATGGAGGCACTTATATTCATAGTGATTTGGCTATTGTTTTTATGCGGTGGCTAAGCCCTGAATTTGCAGTTAAATGCGATATGTATATAAAGGAAAAAATACAAACAATTCACAATGAAAAGCTTATAATTGAAGCAACAGCCAAAGCCAATAGGCTAAACAGTGAATGGATACAAACAAGAGCAGAGGCAAAAGCTACACGCAAAGAGTTAAGCGAGGCTATAAAAGCGTTTTGTGAGTATGCACAGACGCAAAGAGCTACACCCTACAAAAAAGGCAAATGCCCCTATTATATAAAGCTCACGCAGTTGGTTTATAAATCATTAGGAATTATCAAGCCAAAAGGTACACAAAGCCCCCGTGATGTTTTTAACGGTGCAATGATGGAGAGTATCGAAACGCTTGAAGATTTTCTTATAAAGCTACTCTATGACTTTATTAAGCGTGAAGTTGAGTATCACGAAGCCTTTAAGCTCACTAAAGAGATGATACAGCACGAAGCAATGCTTTTAACTGATGAGGTGGCATAG
- a CDS encoding helix-turn-helix transcriptional regulator, producing the protein MKETIQTQKKYIRAKEVASIYGIGLSTVWLYAKNGRLTPKKISERVTVFSVAELEELFNSDEVAS; encoded by the coding sequence ATGAAAGAAACAATACAAACACAAAAGAAATACATACGAGCTAAAGAGGTAGCAAGTATCTACGGAATAGGCTTATCCACTGTATGGCTATATGCTAAAAATGGTAGATTAACGCCTAAAAAGATTAGCGAGAGGGTTACGGTTTTTTCTGTTGCAGAACTTGAAGAACTTTTTAATAGTGATGAGGTGGCATCATGA
- a CDS encoding tyrosine-type recombinase/integrase has protein sequence MARTITPLTATQIKQAKPKEKDYKLSDGGGLYLLVTKAGGKHWKLKYKFENKENKISLGAYPEITLSTARELREKHKTDIANGINPNELKKEKKELQKQEAIKNLNTFENIALERLEKQKDTFSEAHYKRTINAFKNDCFKYIGNKNIDDVVAKDIINIMQIMNKRGVNDSARKLFYAISKTFKWAVANAKAERNPCADVLLEEILGKKTKQHYPTITDDTGIKNLLISIKEYGGELSTKYALLMLAYTFVRPSNARLALWSEIDLNAKQWVIPAKKMKTKDEFIIPLSNTIIELIEEIQLYSGDSPYLFPSTKSKTTPLSDGALLGAIRRMGYTKEEFTPHGFRAMFSTIAHEKSPFKYDVIETQLAHSVGNSVSQAYNRAKYLNERVELMQWWSDYLDDLQR, from the coding sequence ATGGCACGAACTATAACACCACTTACAGCTACACAGATTAAACAAGCGAAACCCAAAGAAAAAGATTATAAGCTTAGTGACGGTGGGGGCTTATATCTTTTAGTGACAAAAGCAGGTGGCAAACACTGGAAGCTAAAATATAAGTTTGAAAATAAAGAGAATAAAATATCTTTAGGGGCTTATCCTGAAATAACATTATCGACAGCCAGAGAGTTAAGAGAAAAACATAAAACAGACATAGCAAACGGTATCAATCCAAACGAACTAAAAAAAGAAAAGAAAGAGCTACAAAAGCAAGAAGCAATTAAAAACCTAAACACTTTTGAAAACATAGCCTTAGAACGCTTAGAAAAACAGAAAGATACATTTAGCGAAGCTCACTACAAAAGAACTATAAACGCATTTAAAAATGACTGTTTTAAATACATAGGAAATAAAAACATAGATGATGTTGTAGCAAAAGACATCATAAACATAATGCAGATTATGAATAAGCGAGGCGTGAATGATAGTGCGAGAAAACTTTTTTATGCAATTAGTAAAACCTTTAAGTGGGCAGTAGCAAACGCAAAGGCTGAAAGAAACCCATGTGCTGATGTTTTACTGGAAGAAATATTAGGGAAAAAAACAAAACAGCATTACCCGACCATTACAGATGATACAGGCATAAAAAACTTACTCATAAGTATAAAAGAGTACGGGGGCGAACTCTCTACCAAATACGCCCTTTTGATGTTAGCCTATACTTTTGTAAGACCAAGTAACGCACGATTAGCATTATGGAGTGAAATAGACCTCAACGCTAAGCAGTGGGTAATCCCAGCTAAAAAGATGAAAACAAAAGATGAGTTTATTATACCCCTAAGTAACACCATCATAGAACTTATAGAAGAAATACAGCTTTACAGTGGCGACAGTCCTTACTTATTCCCAAGCACAAAAAGCAAAACCACGCCGTTAAGTGATGGGGCATTATTAGGAGCTATTAGGCGAATGGGCTACACTAAAGAGGAATTTACACCGCACGGGTTTAGGGCTATGTTTAGCACAATAGCACACGAAAAAAGCCCTTTTAAATATGATGTAATCGAAACACAGTTAGCCCACAGTGTAGGCAACAGCGTAAGCCAAGCATATAACCGTGCAAAATATCTTAATGAGCGGGTGGAGCTTATGCAGTGGTGGAGTGATTATCTTGATGATTTGCAAAGGTAG
- a CDS encoding complex I subunit 5 family protein → MYEKFVESLLLFGVLWPLMSVPVLAVKKIRAVVLSLVPWAALPALLAALFVSPDTFHLEFPWLILGVQIGLDTTGSLFLLGSSLLWLVAALYTKAYFPEEKKQVSFYSFFLLTMAGNFGLIVSQDIFSFYLFFTLMSLASYGLVVFNRDNKAFHAGLVYIVLVVIGEVMLFVAFLLLAQISDATSFEALRSGLTNTPDKNFIIFLLFIAFGIKAGVIGLHVWLPLAHPVAPTPASAVLSGAMINAGLLGWLRFLPLGEIFSVNWALSFIVLGIAAQFYGVIAGVTQRNPKTLLAYSSISQMGIMTMLTGFGFYLPQYWESIVVGITFFALHHGLNKGALFLGVGMLGDTNRQQRYALWFGLLIPALALAAFPYSSGMVAKYLVKDYINYFPTPWSTLLGMLLFVGTLGTTLLMIRLLYLVRPSSTPFGVKANVPLLWPWVLLLGIILTLPFILEASLELIYKLSPLPFLYPLLVAIVITFVIGKTKKIKNIQPIPAGDIIIYYERILFYIIKYGKKLNLVLHCYRYFGFRTRHFITKLSNTITAWIQ, encoded by the coding sequence ATGTATGAAAAATTTGTGGAGAGTTTGCTCCTGTTTGGTGTACTCTGGCCTTTGATGTCAGTACCTGTACTTGCTGTTAAAAAAATCCGTGCCGTAGTTTTGTCTCTGGTCCCATGGGCAGCACTTCCCGCACTTTTAGCTGCTTTGTTTGTCTCCCCTGACACATTTCATTTGGAATTTCCGTGGCTGATACTGGGGGTTCAGATCGGACTCGACACTACAGGTTCACTCTTCTTACTTGGAAGTTCGCTCCTTTGGCTTGTTGCCGCTCTTTATACAAAAGCCTATTTCCCAGAAGAAAAAAAACAGGTCTCTTTTTATAGTTTTTTTCTGCTGACAATGGCAGGAAATTTTGGGCTTATTGTATCACAGGATATTTTCAGTTTTTATCTTTTTTTCACGCTCATGAGCCTTGCCTCTTATGGTCTTGTTGTTTTCAACAGAGACAACAAAGCCTTTCACGCAGGCTTGGTTTATATAGTTTTGGTTGTGATCGGAGAGGTGATGCTCTTTGTTGCTTTTTTATTACTGGCACAGATATCTGATGCCACTTCATTTGAAGCATTGCGTAGCGGACTAACAAACACTCCGGATAAAAACTTCATCATCTTTTTACTTTTTATTGCTTTTGGCATAAAAGCAGGTGTCATCGGCTTACATGTATGGTTACCGCTTGCCCATCCCGTTGCACCTACTCCCGCAAGTGCAGTTCTTTCCGGTGCAATGATAAATGCCGGCCTTCTGGGATGGCTGCGTTTTCTTCCTTTAGGTGAAATCTTCTCCGTAAACTGGGCGCTGAGTTTTATAGTATTGGGAATTGCAGCTCAATTTTACGGTGTCATTGCAGGAGTGACACAGCGTAATCCAAAAACGCTCTTGGCCTACTCCAGTATCAGTCAAATGGGCATCATGACAATGCTTACAGGGTTTGGGTTCTATCTGCCTCAATACTGGGAGAGTATTGTAGTCGGCATCACCTTTTTTGCGTTGCATCACGGACTAAACAAAGGAGCCCTGTTTTTGGGTGTCGGTATGCTTGGAGACACAAATAGACAACAGAGATACGCTCTCTGGTTTGGACTGCTCATCCCTGCACTTGCATTAGCAGCTTTTCCCTACAGCAGTGGTATGGTAGCCAAATATTTGGTAAAAGATTATATAAATTATTTTCCAACACCATGGAGTACACTGCTTGGGATGCTTCTTTTTGTTGGGACTCTCGGTACGACACTGCTTATGATAAGATTGCTCTATTTGGTCCGACCTTCTTCGACTCCTTTTGGAGTAAAAGCAAATGTTCCTCTGCTGTGGCCGTGGGTGTTGCTTTTGGGGATTATTCTTACTTTGCCGTTTATACTGGAAGCTTCTTTGGAGCTTATATACAAACTCAGTCCACTGCCTTTTCTTTATCCTCTGCTTGTCGCTATTGTCATAACTTTTGTTATCGGCAAAACAAAAAAAATCAAAAATATACAACCTATACCAGCAGGAGATATAATCATTTACTATGAAAGAATTCTTTTTTATATAATAAAATATGGCAAAAAACTCAATCTTGTTTTGCACTGTTACAGATACTTTGGCTTTAGGACAAGGCATTTCATCACAAAACTCTCAAATACCATAACAGCCTGGATACAATAA
- a CDS encoding complex I subunit 5 family protein produces the protein MSLNTYIPLFVVLSSFLPALIIFRLSEKQRTLRTLLNLLGICITLVLVLWMFVGVYYGQSYEIRLPLIQNLDISLRAGPFALFFTGLSSVLWFITTVYAIGYLEGSAHSSRFFGFFNLCITATIGIALSGNLITFLLFYEILTLSAYPLIIHRGTEESRLAGAVYLVYTLIGGALLLLGTVWLYTLSDTLEFTPKGFVSTLTQEHSFALVFIFILLIAGFGVKAALFPLHGWLPKAMVAPAPVSALLHAVAVVKAGAFGIVRVVYEVYGLETAAFLGLTTPLAVIASFTIIYGSLRALFQDNLKRRLAYSTISQVSYIILGIALVGPVATTGGVIHLVHQGVMKITLFFGAGNFAETLGVHHISQMNGIAKRMPWTMVSFTVGALGMIGIPPIAGFVTKWYLGLGALECGQEWVIFILAGSSLLNAGYFLPILYRAWFLAPPESWPDEHNFPKAETKLSLLWPPLITAFFSLCFGLFAASPWSPLAWVHLITQREFF, from the coding sequence ATGAGTTTAAACACCTATATACCGCTTTTTGTGGTACTGAGCTCTTTTTTACCTGCACTCATAATCTTTAGACTTTCAGAAAAACAGCGTACTCTGCGTACACTTTTGAATCTTTTGGGAATTTGCATAACACTTGTCTTAGTCCTATGGATGTTTGTCGGAGTCTATTATGGTCAATCTTATGAAATACGCCTGCCTCTGATTCAAAACCTTGATATCAGCCTGCGTGCCGGACCTTTTGCGCTTTTCTTCACAGGGCTTTCAAGTGTTTTATGGTTTATCACCACTGTCTATGCAATCGGTTACCTTGAGGGTTCAGCTCACAGCAGCCGTTTCTTCGGGTTTTTCAATCTCTGTATTACCGCTACTATCGGTATAGCTTTATCTGGAAACCTCATCACCTTTTTGCTTTTTTACGAGATTCTGACACTCTCGGCCTATCCTCTTATAATTCACAGAGGGACAGAAGAGTCGCGTCTTGCAGGTGCCGTCTATCTTGTATACACCCTCATAGGCGGCGCCTTATTGCTTTTAGGAACAGTATGGCTTTACACCCTGAGCGACACACTTGAATTTACACCAAAAGGCTTTGTTTCCACACTCACGCAGGAACACTCCTTTGCTCTTGTCTTTATTTTCATCCTTTTGATTGCAGGATTTGGTGTCAAAGCGGCACTCTTTCCTCTTCACGGATGGCTGCCAAAAGCAATGGTGGCGCCGGCACCGGTCAGTGCTCTTTTACACGCAGTTGCTGTGGTTAAAGCAGGAGCATTTGGAATTGTACGCGTTGTATACGAGGTATACGGTCTTGAAACAGCGGCATTTCTTGGTCTGACAACCCCTCTTGCTGTTATAGCTTCGTTCACAATTATATACGGTTCACTCAGAGCACTTTTTCAAGATAACCTCAAACGAAGACTGGCTTATTCTACAATAAGCCAGGTCTCATATATTATTCTGGGTATTGCGCTTGTAGGTCCTGTAGCCACTACAGGAGGCGTTATCCATTTAGTCCATCAGGGTGTCATGAAAATCACACTCTTTTTTGGAGCAGGAAATTTTGCAGAAACACTTGGTGTGCATCATATCAGTCAGATGAACGGTATCGCAAAGCGTATGCCCTGGACTATGGTCTCTTTTACTGTCGGCGCACTCGGTATGATTGGCATACCTCCTATTGCGGGGTTTGTCACAAAATGGTACCTTGGGCTTGGAGCCTTGGAGTGCGGACAGGAATGGGTCATATTCATACTTGCCGGCAGCAGTCTTTTAAATGCCGGATACTTTTTGCCTATTCTCTACCGGGCATGGTTTTTGGCACCTCCGGAGTCCTGGCCGGATGAACATAATTTTCCAAAGGCAGAAACAAAGCTCAGTCTCTTATGGCCACCGCTCATTACAGCATTTTTTTCTCTTTGTTTTGGTCTCTTTGCCGCCTCACCATGGAGCCCTTTGGCATGGGTGCATCTCATTACACAGCGGGAGTTCTTTTAA
- a CDS encoding complex I subunit 5 family protein: MEVFLILLPIFGGVLSFLVPKFNQTIAITTLLLTLFIVVGVAVKLLESGAYYHLVGGWGAPLGINLYIDGLSLVMLGLTALIGLGAGIYAKKYFTHRQSLWFWPLWLFLITGLNALFLSQDIFNFYVTLELIGLASASLTALSNTKEALIGAMRYLLVTLLGSLAYLLGVALLYHGFGSVDMALLATKIKSVPVAWAAMGLMSAGLLLKSALFPLHFWLPPAHASAPAPISAILSALIIKASIYIQLRLWLSLFLPLNSFYFEIFFALLGSVAVVWGSVSALVQTRLKLLIAYSTVAQVGYLFIAFSLALGGMSIAWSALIYLMLSHALAKSALFLVAGNLLHFHGHDRIIDLDRIAQRLPLSTAAFALAGVSIIGLPLSGGFIGKWFLLEASIANNNWGITLVILLGGLLAAGYIFKVLGFTFTKAAVAQETKQIPLSMEIVPLFFAVMAILLGFFATPLLALIHIGNPFGIIGAAP, translated from the coding sequence ATGGAGGTTTTTTTAATTTTATTGCCGATTTTTGGAGGAGTGCTCTCTTTTCTTGTACCAAAATTCAACCAGACAATTGCCATCACAACACTTCTTCTTACCCTTTTTATTGTCGTTGGTGTTGCTGTAAAACTGCTTGAAAGCGGTGCCTATTATCATCTTGTCGGCGGTTGGGGTGCGCCTTTGGGTATCAACCTCTACATAGATGGTCTGAGCCTTGTTATGCTGGGGCTTACTGCCCTGATTGGTTTGGGAGCCGGTATCTATGCAAAAAAATATTTCACACACAGACAATCTCTCTGGTTTTGGCCGCTATGGCTGTTTTTGATAACCGGGCTCAATGCTCTTTTTTTATCACAGGATATCTTTAATTTTTATGTGACTTTGGAACTTATAGGTCTGGCATCTGCTTCTTTGACTGCTTTGAGCAATACCAAAGAAGCACTCATCGGAGCTATGCGGTATCTATTGGTAACACTTTTGGGTTCGCTTGCTTATCTTTTGGGAGTTGCCCTGCTCTATCATGGTTTTGGGAGTGTCGATATGGCTCTGCTTGCAACAAAAATAAAATCTGTTCCTGTTGCCTGGGCTGCCATGGGTCTCATGAGCGCCGGCTTGCTTTTAAAAAGTGCTCTTTTCCCTTTGCATTTTTGGCTTCCGCCTGCACATGCAAGTGCCCCGGCTCCCATCAGTGCAATTTTGTCGGCACTTATCATTAAAGCTTCCATATATATACAGCTGCGTTTATGGCTATCTCTTTTCCTTCCTCTGAACAGTTTTTATTTTGAAATATTCTTTGCCTTGCTTGGGTCTGTGGCTGTTGTGTGGGGCTCTGTTTCGGCACTTGTTCAAACTCGGCTCAAACTGCTCATAGCCTACTCCACTGTAGCCCAGGTAGGCTATCTTTTTATTGCTTTTTCTCTTGCTTTGGGAGGGATGTCCATAGCATGGAGTGCACTCATATATCTCATGCTCTCACACGCACTGGCAAAAAGTGCCTTGTTCCTTGTAGCGGGAAATCTGTTGCATTTTCACGGGCATGACCGTATCATTGATCTTGATCGCATTGCACAGAGACTTCCTTTAAGCACGGCTGCTTTTGCTCTGGCAGGGGTAAGTATCATCGGCTTACCACTCAGCGGTGGTTTTATAGGCAAATGGTTTCTGCTCGAAGCATCTATTGCAAACAATAACTGGGGCATCACCCTGGTCATTCTTCTGGGCGGATTATTGGCTGCAGGATATATTTTCAAGGTTTTAGGATTTACATTTACAAAAGCCGCTGTAGCACAGGAAACAAAGCAGATTCCTCTCTCTATGGAGATTGTGCCTTTATTTTTTGCAGTCATGGCAATTTTACTGGGATTTTTTGCAACACCTCTGCTTGCACTGATACATATCGGCAATCCCTTTGGCATTATAGGAGCAGCTCCATGA
- a CDS encoding NADH-quinone oxidoreductase subunit K translates to MNTLLLYPLTGIGLFCIGLYALILQPHLLRKLLAINIMGSGVFLLLVSLSLPGISVQQDPVPQAMVITGIVVAISATALALVFMIKIAAKTGKAELSNLEKE, encoded by the coding sequence TTGAATACCTTGCTTTTGTATCCGCTTACCGGAATTGGACTTTTTTGCATAGGTTTGTATGCACTCATTTTACAGCCGCATCTTCTACGAAAGCTTCTGGCAATAAATATCATGGGAAGCGGCGTTTTTCTTCTCCTTGTTTCTCTTTCTCTGCCCGGTATATCCGTACAACAGGACCCTGTGCCGCAGGCCATGGTCATCACAGGAATAGTAGTTGCCATCTCAGCAACAGCCCTGGCCCTGGTTTTTATGATAAAAATTGCAGCAAAAACAGGCAAAGCAGAACTCTCAAACCTGGAAAAAGAATAA
- the mbhE gene encoding hydrogen gas-evolving membrane-bound hydrogenase subunit E, whose product MMIRFVTLILTLLLFTGLAYSVLSMSHPAQGLARTVHLQIQNSGVSNPVTAVLMNFRAYDTLLEMSVLFISLVSVYSLSHSKRGAKSLLHSPVLKRLGGILVPILLLLAAYLLWVGAHAPGGAFQAGSVISATGILIFLSGWKFNLSVKHFFVRLLIAISLLVFFLISAGTLLLSHTLLEFSPTQASVFIFLLEAAATVSIGVTLFNLFVAVFSHSKDEN is encoded by the coding sequence ATGATGATCCGTTTTGTTACTCTCATTTTGACACTGCTTCTTTTTACAGGACTGGCCTACTCGGTTCTTTCTATGTCCCACCCTGCACAAGGGCTTGCCCGGACAGTGCATCTGCAGATACAAAACAGTGGAGTTTCCAATCCTGTGACAGCAGTACTTATGAACTTTCGTGCCTATGATACCCTGCTGGAAATGTCTGTTTTGTTTATCTCTCTTGTGAGTGTTTACTCATTAAGTCATTCAAAAAGAGGAGCAAAATCTCTTTTGCACAGTCCGGTACTCAAAAGGCTGGGAGGCATTCTAGTGCCCATACTGCTCTTGCTTGCTGCCTACCTCTTATGGGTAGGCGCACATGCTCCAGGAGGTGCTTTTCAGGCGGGTTCTGTTATAAGTGCTACTGGAATTTTAATTTTTTTAAGCGGATGGAAGTTTAATTTGTCTGTGAAACATTTCTTTGTGCGACTTCTTATAGCGATAAGTTTACTTGTTTTTTTTCTGATCTCGGCAGGAACCCTCCTGCTCTCTCATACGCTTCTTGAGTTTTCCCCAACGCAGGCTTCTGTTTTTATTTTTCTTCTTGAAGCGGCTGCAACAGTTTCGATAGGCGTCACACTTTTTAATCTCTTTGTTGCTGTTTTCTCCCATTCAAAGGATGAAAATTGA
- a CDS encoding Na(+)/H(+) antiporter subunit B — translation METLTLMKLVFDTLLAGAILFIAYKTLTCKDLFQAIVFFIVFGLLISVAWGRLGAYDVAMAEVVIGAGLTGALLLSALVKLKKMHIY, via the coding sequence ATGGAAACGCTGACACTCATGAAATTGGTGTTCGATACTTTGCTTGCAGGTGCCATACTCTTCATTGCCTACAAAACACTTACATGTAAAGACCTGTTTCAGGCCATTGTTTTTTTTATTGTTTTTGGCTTATTGATATCTGTCGCATGGGGACGCTTAGGTGCCTATGATGTGGCTATGGCTGAAGTGGTTATCGGTGCCGGGCTTACAGGAGCTTTGCTGCTGAGTGCTCTGGTCAAACTCAAAAAAATGCATATATACTAA